GCGGTGCAGACGACCCGCTTGACTTACTCGAACAGTACGACCTTCTCGATGAGCGGACGCTATTGACGCATCTGCTGCACGCTGATCGGGACGACGCGCGTCGCATCGCTGCGGCTGGCGCGCACGTCCTCCACTGCCCGACAGTCTACAGCTACTTTCAGGCCGGGGAGCGAACGTGGTTCCCGCTGCCAGCACTCACCGAGTTCGGTGCGAACATCGCCATCGGGCTTGACGACCCGTTCTGGTTCGATTCCTGGGATCTCCTTCAAGAGGCGAAGCACGCGCGACTCCTCTCGAATTTCGAATATGGCGCGCAGCAGTGGTCGTCGTACGACCTCATCAAGATGCTCACGATCGACGCCGCGCAGGCACTCGGTCTGGACGACCGAATCGGGAGTCTCGAACCCGGAAAGCGAGCAGATCTAGTGATCATTGATATCGATACGCCTCGCCTCCAGCCATTCAGCAATCTCCCGTCAGTGCTGACGAACTCGGTGACGGCTGGCGACATCGAGACGGTGATTGTGGACGGGACGATTCTCATGGAGGACAACCAGGTGAGATCGATGGACGTCGAACAGGTTCGTGCCGCTGCAGCGCGGGAGCGAGAACGGCTGCAAGCCGAGACTGGCTGGGGGACATCCCTCGCGGGAAGCTCGCCACCGGATACGTCGATTCTCCGGCGTGTCTCCGGACGGCCACTGGTGCGCGCACTGAAACAGTACGGACGCGGATTCGTTCACGAGCACGTCTGATACTCACAACGTGTACGGATCGTGCGCCCGCTACCGCGGAGTGCTTGACGCGTGTCGCGTGCGAGAACCACGGAGCGACACGGCGCCAGAGCCCCGAATTCGACGGATTACCCTGGTTACTATCCGCCAGACGAATGCCGGGGAGCGGTCTCCGCGGATCCTTCGTTCGACCATCACCTGGTCGTCTGGTCGAGCGTCTCTCCGGTGGCCCGGAGGTAGGAGGCAACGGCGACAGCACTTCCGACGCCGACACCGATGACGATGCTGGTACCCGTCCCGATGTGGAGGAGGCTGCCGGCGACGACCACGACGAGGAAGCCCGCCCCAAACGTTCCGAACGCGGTGGCCAGCCGGCGACGCCCTGCGGGCGCTCCCCTGTTGGTGCCCCAGGCGACAAGGCCGGCCGCGGTAGCGCCAGCGACCACGCCGACGGGGAGGCCGACTAGCAGCGAGAACTCGATGCGCGACTGCAGCAGCTCGGTGACAACAACCCCGACGATGAGGAAGGTCGCCACGCCGGCGGCGAGCGTGAGTCCGAGGAGTTTGCGGTTCATCTGAATCACTAGCACGTACGGGCCGGTCCGGGAAATACCACGCTCCTGGGTCTCGGTCAGGCGGACGCAGCCCTCACTCCATGCGCGGCGGACTCGTGTCCCCTCTCGCCCGGACAGCCACTGGGAGAGCCGCGACCAGCCCGCCC
This is a stretch of genomic DNA from Salarchaeum sp. JOR-1. It encodes these proteins:
- a CDS encoding amidohydrolase family protein, with the protein product MADILIHDAIVLTVNQDHQILKNGSIRIADGTIQAVDPTAPADRDRSADRVIDAGGKVVLPGLIDAHRHTDFTLVQGLFSELEGEELLKEALALYHSAEPTLGDGFFEAAWQLACLRQLTHGVTTVNAMDFTPALGAEAIGDAGLRGVIGPELADFLKPDTPDEQLAEAREFIETHHDTYEGRVRASIAPGGEAGCTRALWDGVADLRDEYPELRLHTHLYDSDAADTMAAGSGADDPLDLLEQYDLLDERTLLTHLLHADRDDARRIAAAGAHVLHCPTVYSYFQAGERTWFPLPALTEFGANIAIGLDDPFWFDSWDLLQEAKHARLLSNFEYGAQQWSSYDLIKMLTIDAAQALGLDDRIGSLEPGKRADLVIIDIDTPRLQPFSNLPSVLTNSVTAGDIETVIVDGTILMEDNQVRSMDVEQVRAAAARERERLQAETGWGTSLAGSSPPDTSILRRVSGRPLVRALKQYGRGFVHEHV